One window of the Candidozyma auris chromosome 6, complete sequence genome contains the following:
- a CDS encoding tRNA (cytosine-C5-)-methyltransferase, whose protein sequence is MGKRNFKTGKGFTKRDKKETNGNGQWTDVKRENEKWENYYKSSGLIPDDEWDTFKEHCQRDLPLTFRITGSRKHALEVNQKFIDDHVSKLQDEEFEGQKLAPKNIEFYPAKLGWQLDVPKSVIRKNAQFADTQRFLVLETVVGNISRQEAVSMIPPLLMDVKPHHAVLDMCAAPGSKTAQLVEALHANDEQELASGFVIANDSDYKRSHMLVHQVKRLNSPNFLVVNHDASMFPRINIDGQIVKFDRILCDVPCSGDGTMRKNVNIWKDFTVGNGLGLHSLQVNILNRGLQLLKPGGRLVYSTCSMSPIENEAVVAEAMRKWNDTVKIKDCSEELPGLKRRPGVSNWKVYGKDMNVREKGDESVPASAFPPSEEEAKQFHLDRCIRVYPHLQNTGGFFITVFEKEGTDNQKGAKRAASTEAEVDSKKQKIEPSAEAPQKKQKAPRIANEEPFVFLDPENDQLKSCWEFYGINDKFPKNTALVRNAMGEPARVIYYVSPSIASILKIEEQKLKLVHAGIKMFTVQRNDSSNCPWRVQSESLHTLKNFLSGSRSLFCNTNILQVLLQEAFLKIETLRETGLDNEFCDKLEGISEGCLFLTVKREGLEDAIFPLWKGRSNVNLMVNKQDTQELLMRLFNIATSAKDEGKEKKHQKEIESKRSSEQPEEMKEESNNKSKDAETEA, encoded by the coding sequence ATGGGCAAGAGAAATTTCAAGACTGGTAAAGGCTTCACCAAGAGagacaaaaaagaaactaaTGGCAACGGCCAGTGGACAGACGTGAAAAGGGAAAACGAAAAGTGGGAAAACTACTACAAGTCCTCTGGGCTCATTCCAGACGATGAGTGGGACACTTTCAAAGAACACTGCCAAAGGGATTTGCCGTTGACGTTCAGAATCACAGGCTCTAGAAAGCACGCATTGGAAGTGAACCAGAAATTCATAGACGACCATGTCTCTAAACTTCAGgatgaggagtttgaggGCCAGAAGCTCGCTCCAAAAAACATTGAGTTCTACCCAGCCAAGTTGGGATGGCAGCTTGATGTGCCCAAATCCGTGATAAGAAAAAACGCTCAGTTTGCTGATACACAAAGGTTTTTGGTGCTAGAGACCGTGGTGGGCAACATCTCGAGACAAGAGGCTGTTTCTATGattcctcctcttcttaTGGATGTGAAGCCTCATCACGCGGTTTTGGATATGTGTGCTGCTCCAGGATCGAAGACAGCTCAATTGGTCGAGGCCTTGCATGCTAACGATGAGCAGGAATTGGCATCGGGCTTTGTTATTGCTAACGACTCTGACTACAAGAGATCCCACATGTTAGTGCACCAGGTCAAGAGACTCAACTCGCCAAattttttggtggtgaaCCACGACGCGCTGATGTTTCCTAGAATTAATATCGATGGTCAAATCGTCAAGTTTGATAGAATCTTGTGTGATGTGCCTTGCTCCGGTGATGGTACCATGAGAAAGAACGTCAATATATGGAAGGATTTCACTGTGGGCAATGGATTGGGATTGCACTCTTTGCAAGTGAACATTTTGAACAGAGGTTTGCAGTTGTTGAAACCTGGTGGACGTCTTGTGTACTCTACATGCTCCATGTCTCCAATCGAGAACGaagctgttgttgctgaagcGATGAGAAAGTGGAATGACACCGTGAAGATAAAGGATTGCTCTGAGGAGTTGCCTGGTCTTAAGAGACGTCCAGGTGTCAGCAATTGGAAAGTCTACGGTAAAGACATGAATGTACGTGAGAAAGGCGATGAGTCTGTGCCTGCCAGTGCATTCCCACCATCTGAGGAGGAGGCTAAGCAATTCCACTTAGACCGTTGCATCAGAGTTTACCCACATTTGCAAAATACTGGTGGATTTTTCATAACAGTATTCGAAAAGGAGGGTACCGACAATCAAAAGGGTGCTAAAAGAGCGGCCTCTACCGAGGCTGAGGTGGATtccaagaaacaaaagattGAGCCTAGCGCTGAAGCTCCACagaaaaagcagaaggCTCCACGAATTGCCAATGAAGAGCCGTTTGTTTTTCTCGACCCCGAGAATGATCAGTTGAAGCTGTGCTGGGAATTTTACGGGATCAACGATAAGTTTCCTAAAAACACTGCGTTGGTCAGAAACGCCATGGGGGAACCAGCTCGTGTAATCTACTACGTGAGCCCATCAATTGCaagcattttgaagatcgaagaacaaaaattgaaaCTTGTTCACGCCGGTATTAAGATGTTCACCGTTCAAAGAAACGATAGCAGTAACTGTCCTTGGAGAGTACAAAGCGAATCCTTGCATACgctcaagaacttcttgagtgGCTCCAGAAGCTTGTTCTGTAATACAAATATCTTGCaggttcttcttcaggaaGCCTTCCTTAAGATCGAGACACTCAGAGAGACCGGCCTTGATAATGAGTTCTGCGATAAGCTAGAAGGCATCAGCGAAGGATGCTTGTTTTTGACAGTCAAAAGAGAAGGGCTAGAGGATGCTATTTTCCCATTGTGGAAGGGTAGATCCAACGTTAACTTGATGGTAAACAAGCAGGACACTCAGGAGTTACTCATGAGACTCTTTAACATCGCAACGTCTGCTAAGGATGAGggaaaggaaaagaagcaccaGAAAGAAATCGAGTCGAAGAGAAGCTCTGAGCAACCTGAGGAgatgaaggaagaaagcaacaacaagagcAAAGACGCGGAAACCGAGGCTTGA